TATCTGTTTTGTTTTGTTAAGTGCTACTGATAATGATTTTGAATGTGAGATTAGCAGCAACAGCATTTTATCTGGTCCCCTAATGGTTTCGTTTGTCTTCTTAGTTCTTACCCTTTCGTATCACTGATGCAGTATGGGAGGTTTAAACGGAAGATGGCTGTAGAAGATTTGAACAAAAGATGGAAGCACCTTATACTGAACACAACAGTATGTGACGTTCCCTTGCTTTATTTATGTTACTGTTTATTTACGGACATATAGTCAATACTCATTTTATCTCTGTTGTAGCCTACCACACCAATAGAACCTTGCGAGTGGTTGAACAAACTTTTGATTGAAGTTTGGCCAAACTACATGGAACCGAAACTATCAAAGAAGTTCCAATCTACTGTCGAGGTGAGCTTCTTCTTGAAATTATATTTTGTGCTTGGATGCAACTTGGCAGTCAGTAGTTTAAAAGGTTTTGGCAAATCAAATTAGATTGTACTATATGCATTGGTCCATGGAAGTTGATTGTCTACGAATCAAACTAATTACAAAATTCCTTTTGATTCTGTTAATTTGAGGTAGTCAATATGTATTTCAAGATATGTTGCTTACTGGGTTCTACACTTCTTTACTTATAAGTAGCTGACCTGGGTCTCTAACTTTGCAGAGACGTTTAAAGAACCGAAAACCAAAACTGATAGTAAGTTCCCTTTAATTCATTTTCCTTCTTCGTTTGCTATTGTGGTTGCAGTGCTAAAAACCTTGGTCTTACATCCCCAGGATAAAATAGAATTACAGGAATTCTCGCTCGGTTCTTGCCCACCTACCTTGGGAGAGCAGGGTATGCGCTGGATGACTTCAGGTGAACAGGTAGTTGTCCATATTCTGTATTGTGTGCTATGTCAAAGACTACTACAATCCATAGTTATTTAAGACACAACTTAACACTATAATTTGTTTATTTTGAATATGCAGCAAGTCATGTCCTTGGGTTTTGATTGGCACAGCAAAGAGATGAGTGTGATGTTTATGGCGAAATTAGCAAAACCTCTGATGGGCACTGCTCGCATTGTTATAAACAGCATCCACATCAAGGGAGATGTATGTCTTCTGCTCTCTCCATTGGTTATGCTCTTTCTAACCATTATATCTAATTTGAAAGTGATATATTTCCAACTTTGTTTAATGATGTCAAAACGCTGACTACGAAAAATGTGTTTTGTAAGAGCCATTTAATTATGAGTGGTTGACAAAGGAAAAAAGCTTTAGCATGCAGTTTAGATTATAAGCGTTTGTCACAGCAAGGACATGGTGTCTTGTGTTATTTCACAGGAAGCAATTTTTTGCGAGGCTTAGTGCATTTTCCATACATTGATCTTTTTTACCCCAATGGTTACGCCGTTACCTGTTTTTGTCTTGACTACTctctccgttccaaattacttgaAGTTCTAGTTTTGTCCTAATTCAAACTCTCTAGATTTGACTCAGTCTGTGGGAAAATGTGCTAATATCGACAGATCAAGTATATATAGTACAGAAAATATATTCTATGATGGATATGATGAACTAATATGGTGTTGTAGATGTttatactccctccttcccaaaaGATTAACTCCTTTAAGGTTTGTCTTATGTCAGACTTTTTAAAGTTTGGTCAAACTTGAGAAAGTTTGACTTAAGAAAAAACTTAGGGGATCTATTTtgtgggaaggagggagtataattttgtACAGACTTGGTCCAACTAATTTGGAATAGGGGGAGTATATTATATGTTTAACAGATCTGAATTGATAACAATTGACTCTCCCGAGTTGCAGCACCGTACTGCGCTCTGCAGGATTGAGTTCTGCCACTATCTCTGATTCAAATTACATTGTTGCAGCTTCTACTGAGTCCCATTCTTGATGGTGAAGCTGTCCTCTATTCTTTTGAATCTACTCCAGAAGTCAGGATTGGCGTAGCATTTGGAAGTGGTGGAAGCCAAACAGTTCCTGGTATGGAGTTACCAGGTGTCTCAACATGGCTGGTGGGTCTGTGTGAACCCTTTAGTTCAGTCCTTGATATCTTTGCATTTTCTTAACGTAATGGTGGTGGCCATTGTGTACTGACATTTAAGGTTAAATATCCATTCAGGTAAAGCTTTTGACTGAAACAATAGCTAAGACAATGGTTGAGCCTCGCCGTCTCTGCTTTTCTTTGCCACCAGTAGATCTGAAGAAACAAGCAGTTGGTGGTGTTCTTTCTGTTACTGTTGTTTCAGCTAGTAATCTTGGCAGAAAGAGCAGAACTATTGAGTTAGGGAACAACCAAAGCTCAAGTGGAAACACTACACCTGGGATTCCTCTTAACAGGAGGGCACATACATTTATTGAGGTAGAAGTTGGCACTTTGACGAGAAAAACAACTACTTGTGAGGGTCCAAATCCTACATGGAACAGCACATTTAACATGGTGCTGCATGGAGAGACAGGTGTTGTCAAGTTTCTTCTGTATGAACTGGATTCCGATGGTGTCAAGTATAATTACCTAACAAGCTGTGAGATAAAGGTAGGGTGCAGATAGTGCTCTTCTTCTTTCACTATGTTTTTCATCATTTTAGACATTTGAGGTTCTTCCTGCATAACAAAGGCACTAAGAATCGATTTAAACAGGTCAAGTATGTTTTGGATGGTTCAACAATATTTTGGGCTATAGGACATAATGATGGTGTGGTTGCAAGGCATGCTGAGCATTGTGGGAAAGAAGTTGGAATGGTGGTTCCATTTGAGGAGGATATCACAGGCGAGGTAACTAGCCTATTTATTGCCGTCTCTTCGTTATCCTTACTATATGGATACAGTTACATATTTGAACTGCTTCATATTTATTGATTGCACTGCAAACCGTTCCAAATCCTTTTGTTTGCAGTTAACTGTCAGTCTTGTGCTAAAAGAATGGCAATTCTCTGATGGGTCGGTTACATTGAGTAACTCTCTGAGCAATGAATTCCAATGTTCCATTGATGGATCACCGAAGCTTCAGTCAAGGACAGGAAGGAAGCTCAGAGTCAAAGTAGTGGAGGGTAGGGCCCTTGCAGTAAACAGTAAATCTGGGAAATGCGATCCTTATGTGAAACTCCAGTATGGAAAGGTTTTTGTTACCTTGCTCAACTTTGGTTTCACTAACAAAAACAATATATTCAGCTTAGATAATTTTGTATTCTAATATCAGATTATTTCACTAGGCTCTATACAGAACGAAGACACTCTCTCGTACGGCCCAACCAGTTTGGAATGACAAGTTTGAATTTGATGAGATTGGTGGTGGTGAATATCTGAAGGTCAAATGCTATAATTTAGATACATTCAGTGATGATAGCATTGGCAGTGCAAGAGTAAATCTGGAGGGACTTCTAGATGGTGCTAGCCGAGATGTGTGGGTACCTCTTGAAAAAGTAGATTCAGGAGAGATCAGGCTCGAAATAGAGGCAATACCAAATGATCACAACGACAGTCTGAAGGTGTGCATTCTTAAGCATTGAATTTATTGATTGTGAAAGAGTATCAACCAACAGTACATTTTGCTAAGGATCCTACTAGAACTATTAAATTGTGATGTTCTGTACAATGATCTTAGTAGTACCCATGAAACCCTCCACTGCTAGTTGTGTGTGTATCCTTGATTTCTGTTAAAGTCAGGTAGCCTTATGTAGTCTCCATTTTGTCAACTGATTTGTGCCTCTTGGGGGTGAATTGTGCTTCTTTTTTACAGAGATCAAGCAGTAAAGTTGAAGCTGGCTGGATCGAGCTAGTAATAATTGAAGCCAGGGATCTTGTTGCTGCTGATCTTAGAGGAACTAGTGATCCATATGTCAGGGTGCAATATGGGAACAAGAAGAAGCGAACCAAGGTCTGGTGATAAGTTTTTTTTTGATATTTTTCATCAATCAAAAGTTCCATTACATTTCTGTTAAAATGGAATCTGTCCCAGTAGAAACAGCGCGAGTCATACTGGATTTCTGAGCAGTTTTAAAGCAGAGAAAATAAGCTCAGTACCATGGCGAAGACATAAACTGTGCACACACACTGATGTTAGTAGTACCTTTCATGAATAATTGTCTGATAGTGTGTCAGGTTACTCTAGGTTAATCCAAATCCTGCAAGCATAGCAGTCTGTGCTTATCAGTGAGCATAGCAGTCTGTAAGAACGTCAGGGAGTTTGTTAGCATCTGTAATGCTAACTCTTGCAATCATGTCTTTGCCACCATTTCTATACCTGAGGCTGCAGGAATAAGTCAAGTCTTTTACTTGCAGTTGCTAGGTGTGGCAACCAGTTTGAGCTGAATAATTCTTTCTATGCAGGTCATTTACAAGACGCTGGCTCCAAACTGGAACCAGACATTTGAGTTTGCGGAAACCGGAGAGCCCATGATCCTGCATGTCAAGGACCATAACGCGGTCCTTCCAACCGCCAGCATAGGCAACTGCACCGTTGAATACAGCATGCTTTCTCCGAATCAACCCGCCGACAAATGGATACCGCTGCAAGGAGTGCGGAGCGGAGAAATCCATGTCAAGATCACCCGGAGAGTCGCGAACTCGGAAAAGAAAAGCAGCCTGCTGACAGATGCGTCCGCCCTCGGCAAAGGACACAAGATATCTGCACAGGTGAGCCAATGCATAACTCCATGCTTTTTTCTGTTCACTCCTGCCACTTTAattctcctctgtgatgaacatCACTGCTTATATGTCCCGTGTGATGAACATCCTTTGAAACTCTGTACAGATGAGAGACAGCCTGAAGAAATGCTCAGGCTTGGTCGACGACGGCGGCGATGCGGAGGCGCTGTCGCTGGCCCTGACGGAGGTGGAGAGCGTCCAGGACGAGCAGGATTTGTACATACAGCAGCTGGAGCGGGAGAAGGCCCTGATGCTGCAGAAGATACATGACCTTGGTTCTGAAATCGTCAGGACATCCTCCGGTCCTGCAAGGACCTCCTGCTAGTAATTAGACCAACAATTACTGCCCACAAACTAGATGGCAAGAGTGCTAATCATTTTTCGCAGAACTATATAATTATATAATTTATCAGCGGTTGCTTGTAAGTAAGTAGATGGGTAGGAAATCATGGCGAAATTATCACGCCCCGACGCCCTTAAAGTTGTACAAAAACCCTGGAAAACGAGTTGTAAATTTTCAGAGAGAGTGTGAAATGACTTGTGGCATCTCTAGTGCTGAAGCACCAGTATTTGCAGCTTACCAAAGGCTCACCATTTTGCGTTTTACACAGGGGTATAATATGCGACCAGGCTTTTGGCAACTGAACCTTTTTCTTGATAAATGTGTCAAGCATTATTTGTAAATCTGAAGATTTTAGCATAAGAAGTTGGTATTTCCCAATTACTGGTGGTTACAGGATCTACCAAAATCTGGTAATTTTGTGTGTGCCGGTAGCCGAAACCTTGGCTGATAACTCTGTTTTAAATTGGGCCTCTTAAGATTTTGAACTCATGTGTTTCAGAAAATTCCTTTTTTTTTGTGCAGTGATAGATATGGCTGGAGCATGGGCAGTTGCTACAGTTTATCTAAAAATATGGCCATCTGGGTTTTTTTTGCATTAAAAAACATCAGAATCCACTTTCTCCTCCTTGGCTAAATTACCTTTTATGGGCTCACATTACGTAAAGTACTTCATAGCTGACATTTGATTATTGAAATATGCTTTATGTGTGTAAATCACTTGAGGGTAGCTCTGTTGACCCTTCCGTCGTTTTATCCTTTTCTCATGAGAAATGCCAGTACAAATAAGCCAGGATCATGATTTTTTTAGCTTCTCAAACACTTGGATCTATGATAAGATATCCAATGTAGGCAAGAAATTCAATCCAAACAGCTCTGCTGTGTCTCTAAGATGTATGCAGTTGGGGTGCATCTTTGGTTTCTGATTATCGTATAAACAGAATGGAATTAGTACAATACGAAAAGACGTTTTCTAGATGGAACATATTGAAGTTACAGGTTAAAATTTGCGCGTTGGGGACCAATGTTCATAGAAGAAGCATTCTTACAAGATCATGTTGGTATACACAAATCTATGACAACCGCAGAAGCATGTCCCTCTAAAGCCCAAACTACAGTgatatactccctctgtatcaaaatataagacTCTGCCATTCTAGCATGATCTGCTACTAAAGTTCAGACATAGGTGTCCTCCCAGGAAAAAAAAAGGGTTCAGACATAAGTGAACAATGTTGGAGAGGAGGACGAACAACATAATTCAGATTGGAATGACTTACAATAAACCTGGATAAGCTGTCAATGAAGCAAAATAACTGTTAATGGAGGAAACAGATAACTGGTACTCCATAGTTTGTTTGCCAGTTAGAAGTGCATAATTCATGCCGGCCATATAATGCTTGAATGCTAAAAGATGGTAATTCTCTGATGGGTCGGTTACATTGAGTAACTCTCTGAGCAATGAATTTCAATGTTCTATTGATGGATCACCGAAGCTTCAATCTAGGACTGGAAGGATGCTGTTGATCTCAAAATTACCTGTTTAAAGAAACACACAAAATTTCGGCGATAGATATGGCTGGAGCCTGTGCAGTCGCTGAAGTTTATCTGAAAATATGATCATCTGGGTTTTGCATTAAAAAAAGACAGCAGAATCCACTTTCTCCCACTTTATTCGGCAAAGCATTTCATAGCACAAATTTGATTACTGAAATATTCTTAATGTGTCT
The Aegilops tauschii subsp. strangulata cultivar AL8/78 chromosome 3, Aet v6.0, whole genome shotgun sequence genome window above contains:
- the LOC109750325 gene encoding uncharacterized protein; the protein is MPKKGLKKLHAKDALDFFNQVMVEQPLLPFLIPLGLFAWFVERWVVPFSNWVPLAAAVWATIQYGRFKRKMAVEDLNKRWKHLILNTTPTTPIEPCEWLNKLLIEVWPNYMEPKLSKKFQSTVERRLKNRKPKLIDKIELQEFSLGSCPPTLGEQGMRWMTSGEQQVMSLGFDWHSKEMSVMFMAKLAKPLMGTARIVINSIHIKGDLLLSPILDGEAVLYSFESTPEVRIGVAFGSGGSQTVPGMELPGVSTWLVKLLTETIAKTMVEPRRLCFSLPPVDLKKQAVGGVLSVTVVSASNLGRKSRTIELGNNQSSSGNTTPGIPLNRRAHTFIEVEVGTLTRKTTTCEGPNPTWNSTFNMVLHGETGVVKFLLYELDSDGVKYNYLTSCEIKVKYVLDGSTIFWAIGHNDGVVARHAEHCGKEVGMVVPFEEDITGELTVSLVLKEWQFSDGSVTLSNSLSNEFQCSIDGSPKLQSRTGRKLRVKVVEGRALAVNSKSGKCDPYVKLQYGKALYRTKTLSRTAQPVWNDKFEFDEIGGGEYLKVKCYNLDTFSDDSIGSARVNLEGLLDGASRDVWVPLEKVDSGEIRLEIEAIPNDHNDSLKRSSSKVEAGWIELVIIEARDLVAADLRGTSDPYVRVQYGNKKKRTKVIYKTLAPNWNQTFEFAETGEPMILHVKDHNAVLPTASIGNCTVEYSMLSPNQPADKWIPLQGVRSGEIHVKITRRVANSEKKSSLLTDASALGKGHKISAQMRDSLKKCSGLVDDGGDAEALSLALTEVESVQDEQDLYIQQLEREKALMLQKIHDLGSEIVRTSSGPARTSC